In the genome of Leptotrichia sp. HSP-536, the window AAATTTTTTAGATAAATTTAAAATAGGAGCAGTATTTATGGGAAGAAAACATAAAAATATAATGTTGCTGGGGACAGGTTCTAATGTGGGAAAAAGCATAATCAATGCAGGTTTCTGCAGAATATTTTATCAGGATGGGTATAGTGTGGTGCCGTTCAAGTCACAGAATATGGCTTTAAATTCGTTTATTACAAAGGATGGAAAAGAGATGGGGAGAGCTCAGGTGGTGCAGGCTGAAGCGGCTAATATCGAACCTCAGGCGTTTATGAATCCGATTTTGCTAAAGCCTACGACAGACAGAAAATCACAGGTTATTGTGAATGGGAAAGTTTATAAAAATATGGATGCGAGGGAATATTTTGCCTATAAGCATAATTTAAAAAAAGATATAATGGCGGCGTACAACCACATAAGGGATAACTTTGATATTTGCGTGCTGGAAGGTGCAGGAAGCCCTGCGGAGATTAACTTGAAGGAAGACGACATTGTAAACACAGGGATGGCGGAAATGGCTGATTCGCCTGTTATTTTGGTTGCCGATATTGACAGAGGGGGTGTTTTTGCGGCAATTTATGGGACGATTATGTTGCTTGAAGAAAGTGAGAGAAAACGGATAAAAGGTGTAATTATAAACAAATTTAGAGGAGATAAAAGCCTTTTGATTCCTGGAATTGAGATGATTGAAGAACTGACAAATGTGCCTGTTCTGGGAGTTGTACCGTTTGTGCCACTAGGAATCGAGGAAGAAGACAGTCTAGGGATTGACAAGTATAATGCGAAAAAAGAAGGGAAAATTCGGATTTCGGTTATTAAACTAAAGCACATATCGAATTTTACTGATATTGACGCACTTAGTCATTATAACGATGTTTCCTTGAAATATGTTACAAAAAATTCTGAACTTGGAGATGAGGACATTATTATTATTCCTGGCTCTAAAAATACTGTGGAAGACATGAAGGATTTAATTGATAAAAATATAAGCAGGGAAATTATAAGGCTTGCAAAAAGAGGAACGATAGTATTTGGAATTTGTGGCGGTTTTCAAATAATGGGACAAAAAATAATGGATCCTCAAAATATTGAATCTAATCTAAAAGAAATTTCAGGCTTAGATTTACTTGACATAGAAACAGTTATGGCAACTGCAAAAATGACAACGCAGTATGAAAATAAAATAAAAAATGCAGATGGAATACTTGCTGGAATGGACGGTATTGAAATAAAAGGCTATGAAATACATCAAGGCTACAGTTATCCTGTAAATG includes:
- a CDS encoding cobyric acid synthase encodes the protein MGRKHKNIMLLGTGSNVGKSIINAGFCRIFYQDGYSVVPFKSQNMALNSFITKDGKEMGRAQVVQAEAANIEPQAFMNPILLKPTTDRKSQVIVNGKVYKNMDAREYFAYKHNLKKDIMAAYNHIRDNFDICVLEGAGSPAEINLKEDDIVNTGMAEMADSPVILVADIDRGGVFAAIYGTIMLLEESERKRIKGVIINKFRGDKSLLIPGIEMIEELTNVPVLGVVPFVPLGIEEEDSLGIDKYNAKKEGKIRISVIKLKHISNFTDIDALSHYNDVSLKYVTKNSELGDEDIIIIPGSKNTVEDMKDLIDKNISREIIRLAKRGTIVFGICGGFQIMGQKIMDPQNIESNLKEISGLDLLDIETVMATAKMTTQYENKIKNADGILAGMDGIEIKGYEIHQGYSYPVNEEKTEIKCIFDDEKLKGAVKGNVVGTYIHGIFDNSEFTNHFLNEVRKLKGLNKVNEDFSFKEYKNREYDKLAQILRQNVDIEKIYEIMGCE